The genomic region CGTTCGCCGTCCAGGACGCGGCGCATGCGGAGGGCGGCGAGGCCGGCCTCGTCGGAGGCCGGGGTCCAGACGTAGGAACGGCCCTGGCGGGTGCGGGTCACGGCCTTCTTCGCGTAGAGGCGGGAGAGGATCGTGATGACCGTGGTGTAGGCGAGGTCGCCGTCGAGGTGCTCCTGCACCCACCCGGCCGTCGCGGGCCCGCCCGCCGAGCGCAGGACGGTCAGGACCTGGGACTCCAGCTGCCCCTGGCCGCGCCTGGGCAGCCGTGGGCCGTCCCGGGTGGAGCCGTCGTCCGTGCCTGTGGGCCTCTTCATCCGCGGCATCCTACTGACCGGCCGGGAGGCGCCCGTCGGCCGCCGTGCCCCCGGAGGCCGTCCGCCGTACTTCTACACCGCTGTAGAGTTCGGTTCGTTCCGCACCACAGGCAACGCAACGTATGGAGACGTCATGGCCCTTTGGGATCGGATCAAGGAATCCGCGTCGACGATGCAGACGCAGCTGGAGGCGAAGAAGAACGACCTGAAGAGCGGGGCGTTCCGGGACGCGAGCATGGCCATGTGCGCCCTGGTCTCCGCGGCCGACGGTTCCATCGACCCGTCCGAGCGGCAGCGCGTCGCCTCGCTGATCGCCACGAACGACGTGCTGCGGAACTTCCCGGCGGACGACCTTCAGCGCCGGTTCAACGACTACGTGGACAAGCTGACGGCGGACTTCGCCTTCGGCAAGGTCAGCGTGCTCCAGGAGATCGCCAAGGCGAGGAAGAAGCCCGCCGAGGCTCGTGCCGTCATCCAGATCGGCATCGTGATCGGCGGCGCCGACGGGGACTTCGACAAGTCGGAGCAGGCCGTCGTGCGCGAGGCGTGCTTCGCGCTGGACCTGCCGCCGCACGAGTTCGACCTGTAGGACCCCCGCCGCGTACGGCCCGGGGCCCTTCGGGCCGTACGCGCCACGGGCCGGCCGGGCCGTCAGAGCTCCTTCGCGGGCCAGTCCAGCAGCCGGGCGCCGATCACCGCGGTCTGCAGCGTGTAGCGGTGCATCGGGTCGGACGGGTCGGAGCCGGTCAGCTGGTGTATCCGCTCCAGCCGGTACGTCAGCGCGCGCACGCTCAGCGACAGCCGGCGGGCCGTCTCGGCGGCGACACAGCCCGCGTCGAAATACACGGAGAGCGTGCGCAGCAGGGGCTCCGCGCCGCCCCGCGCCTCCTTGAGCGGGCCGAGCTCGCTCCGCACCAGATCGGCCATCGCCTGCCGGTCCCTGGTCAGCACCGGATAGACCAATAGGTCGGAGGCGTACAGCACGGGGTCGTCGAGTCCCATCCGCTGAGCCAGGTCGAGGGCGTCGAGCGCCTCGTCGTACGAGTGGACCACCCCGCCGGGGCCCCGGTGCGGGCGGCCGACCGCGACCTGGCCGCCGTCCGTCGCGGCGTGGGCCTGCTTCGCGAAGTACCGCAGGACGTCGGGCTGGCTGCCGGGGGCTATGCAGACGAGGCGGCCGTCCTTCGTGGTGAGCAGGATCTTCCGGCCGCCGAAACGGGCGAGCAGGGCCGCCTCCACGCTCCGGGGCACCGCGTCGGACTCGGTGTAGGCCTCCGGGCCCGCAGCCACCGCGACGGCATGGGCCCGGGAGAGCCGCAGTCCGAACCGGGTGGCGCGCTCCGCGAGCCGCCCCAGGTCGCTGCGCCCGTACAGCAGGTCGTCGATGAACTCCCGCCGCGCCGCCTCCTCCCGCCGCACCGTGATGCGCTGCGCCCGCTCGAAGCCCTCCGCGAACGCGTCGACCGTCTGCTCCACGGCGCCCAGCACGGCGTCCGTGGCGCCCGCGCCACGCGTGGTGAGCGGCCAGACGGCGCGGGTCTCCGAGAGATGCAGCCGCACCAGGGCCCGCAGCTGATGCCCGGCCTCCGCGGCCTCACGACCGAGCGTGCGCCGCGTCTCCAGCTCGTCCCGGGTGAGACGGCGGCCGGTGTCCGCGACCTCGGCCAGAATCCGGGCATAACCCTCCAGGAACCGTTCGGGGATCTCGGGCTCCGCCACTTGCGCACTCCTCCACACATCGCCGGCATCGTCATCCCGTCAACGCACGGAGGCCGGTGCCGGTGCCCGGCAGGCCGGTCGTGCAAAGGCTGCCGGATTCCGGCAATGCGCCCCGACCCGCCCGACTGACACGATCTGTTCAGCAACACACGGGGGAATCACGGGGGTTACGGGGGAGCACGGGGGAGGAAACCGGTCGCTGCGAGACCGCTCGCGGTCTCGCGGCGCCGGTCCCCCCGTCCCACCCGACGCCGCCCGGCCCCTGGACCGCACGGCGTCGCAGGGGGTGGGCCGGATGACCGAATTCCTTTCCGCAGCAGTCGCTTTCCCGGCTGTCGTCTTCGGCGGCGCCCTGGTGGTCGTCGTCTGCTTCTGGCTACTGGTGCTGGTCGGAGCGACGGGACACGACTCCTTCGACACCGACCTCGACAGCGAAGCGGTCGGCTTCGGCGGGGTGCCCGTCTCCGTGTCGGTGTCGCTGTTCGTCGCCGTTTCCTGGTTCACCGGCCTCGTCGGTTCGGTCCTGGTCCTCCGCAGCGGAGCCACCGGCACCCTGCGGGCCTTGATGCACCTCGCCGTACTGGCGGGGGCGCTCCTGATCGCCTGGGGGGTGGTCCGCATGCTCGTACGCCGCTTCCGCCGGTTCTTCCCCGCGGAACCTCCCCCGTCCCGGCAGGATTTCGTGGGTCAGGTCTGCACGATCCGTACGGGATCCGTCAGCGCCGACTTCGGGCAGGCCGAGGTCGCCGCCGCCGACGGTTCGACCGCGATCGTGCAGGTGCGGCAGCCGCTCGGGCCGTCCGCGCCGGGCGATGTGTTCACCTCCGGCAGCACGGGCCTCCTCTACGCGTACGACGCCGACGGCGAGTTCTTCTGGGTCTCGCCGTACGACGCGTCGCTCGCCCCGCGCCCGCTGCCGCGCAAGGCCGGCTGACCCGCCTCCCTTCCCTCCGGGCCACGGGCCCGTGGTTCCGCGCGCCCTCGTACGGGCGTCCGGACTCCCCTTCCTCTTCGTACGTCCCACCAGCCGCAAGGACCGACATGGATGCAATCTCCTGGGGCATCGGCGTGCTCGCCGCCGTTGTCCTGCTCATCACCGTCGCACTCGTCTTCGTCATCACCCGGCTCTTCCGGAAGGTCGAGCAGGGGAAGGCCCTGATCATCTCCAAGACCAAGAAGGTCGACGTCACCTTCACCGGTGCGGTGGTCCTCCCGGTGCTGCACAAGGCCGAGACCATGGACATCTCGGTGAAGACCATCGAGATCCGCCGTACCGGGCGCGAGGGCCTGATCTGCCAGGACAACATCCGCGCCGACATCCACATCACGTTCTTCGTCCGCGTCAACAAGACCGTCGAGGACGTCATCAAGGTCGCGCAGGCCATCGGCACGGAGCGTGCGAGCGACAAGGCCGCCATCCAGGAGTTCTTCGCCGCGAAGTTCTCCGAAGCGCTCAAGACCGTCGGCAAGCAGCTCGACTTCGTCGACCTGTACACCAAGCGTGAGGAGTTCCGGGACCGGATCATCCGGGTCATCGGAACCGACCTGAACGGCTACCACCTCGACGACGCCGCGATCGACTTCCTCGAGCAGACGCCGATGGCGCAGCTCGACGGCGCCAACATCCTGGACGCGCAGGGCATCCGGAAGATCACCGAACTGACGGCGATCGAGCACGTGCGGACCAACGAGTTCCAGCGCACCGAGCAGAAGGAGATCACCCGGCAGGACGTCGACGCCCGCGAGACCATCCTGGAGCTGGAGCGCCGGCAGGCCGAGGCGGAGATCAAGCAGCGCCGCGAGGTGGAGACCCTGCGGGCCCGGGAGGAGTCTGCCACCGCCCGGGTGCAGGAGGAGGAGCGGCTCGGTTCGCAGAGCGCCTTCATCCGTACCGAGGAGCAGCTCGGCATCCAGCGGGAGAACCAGGCGCGCGAGGTCGCCGTCGCGCAGAAGAACCGTGAGCGGGTCATCGCGGTGGAGAACGAGCGCATCGAGAAGGACCGGATGCTGGAGGTCATAGGGCGCGAGCGGGAGACCGAGCTGAACCGGATCGCCGCCACGAAGGAGGTCGAGGCCGAGCGCCGTGAGGTCGCGGACGTGATCCGGGAGCGGATCGCGGTCGACCGTACGGTCGCCGAGCAGGAGGAGTCGATCCTGACCCTGCGGTCCGTCGAGGAGTCGGAGCGCACCCGCAGGTCCGTGATCATCGCGGCCGAGGCGGAGGCCCAGGAGAAGCTGGTCAAGGACATCAAGGCGGCGGAGGCCGCGGAGGCGGCCGCGGTCCACCTGGCGGCCGAACAGCTGACGCTCGCGGACGCCCGGCTGAAGACGGCCGACCTCGACGCGCAGGCGAAGCTGCGGCTGGCGCAGGGGATCCAGGCCGAGTCCGCCGCGGCGGGGCTGGCGGAGGTACGGGTCCGGGACGCGGAGGCCGAGGTCACCGAGAAGTCCGGCCGCGCGGAGGCACAGGCGACCGAGGCCCGGCTCAAGGCCGAGGCGGAGGGCACGCGGCTCAAGGCGCTGGCGGCCGCCGAGGGCACGCGGGCGCAGGCGACCGCGGACGCGGCGGTGATCGGCGAGCGGCTGAAGGCCGAGGCGGCGGGACTCACGGAGAAGGCGGCGGCGATGGCCGCGCTCGACGAGGCGTCGCGCGGGCACGAGGAGTACCGCCTGCGGCTGGCCGCGGAGAAGGAGATCCGCCTCGCGGAGTTCGACGTGCGGCGGCAGGTGGCCGAGGCGCAGGCGACGATCCTGGCGACGGGGCTGGAGAACGCGGACATCGACATCGTCGGCGGGGACTCGGTCTTCTTCGACCGGCTGGTCTCGTCGATCTCGCTGGGCCGGAGCGTGGACGGGTTCGTCGACAACTCCAGGACGGCGCAGGCCCTCGCGGGGCCGTGGCTGGACGGCAGCGGGTCCTTCACGGACGACCTGACCCGGGTGCTGGGGTCCGTCACCTCGGGGGACGTCCAGAGTCTGACGGTGTCCGCATTGCTGACGCGGCTGATGCGGGGGACGTCGGGGGCGGCCTCCGGGCAGGTGCGGCAGTTGCTGGCCGCGGCGGAGGAGCTGGGGCTGGCGGGGATGACGGTGTCGTCCTCGACGGAGGGCGGCGGTACGGCGGTCGCGGCCGAACCGTCGAGGAACGGGGCCGCGCCGGCGGGGGTGGCGTAGCCGCACCGGACCCGCCCGGGGAGTGCCGCCGGGCGGGCCCGCCCCGGGCGTGGGGGTCCGCCCCGGCGGCGTGAGAGCTCCGCCGCGCCCGGGACCCCGGCCGAAGACATGAGTGATATTTCCGTAGGGAGCCGTACGCATGGACCGTGACGCCACACCCACCGATGGCGGTGCCTACGAGGTGCTCCGGCGGCGGCTCGGCGCGCAGGCCGATGAGCTCGTCCGGCGGGCCGAGGCGCTGAACGCGCGCCGGACCGAGGAGTTCGGGTCGACCGGACTGCGGCTCCTGGCCACCGAGCAGGTGCACACCGAGCGCGCCTCGCTGGCCCGGGACCTGGTGGCGGTCGGGGACCGGCTGCTGTTCGGCTTCGAGCGGGGCCCCGGGGCCGGCGGCGAGGCCGGGGTCGGTGACGTCCTCGTCCTCCGGGAGCCGGGACTGGAAGAGGTGGCGGGCGAAGGACCACTGGCGGACGAGGCGTTCGTACGGGAGTTCGCCGGCCTGCACCGCTACTTCCGCGACGCCCGGCTGCTGCGTCTGCGCAGGGTCAACGGCCGGCTGATCGCCGTGTTCCGTACCGGTGAGAGCGCCGAGGACGTCCGTGTCCTGCGGTGGGCCCTGGGACCGGACGGGACGCCCGGGGAGTTCCTGGACGCGCGGGGTGACCGGGACCACGTCTTCCCGCCCTCGCACGACTTCGACTGGACCCCCGCGGGCCGGGACGCGCACCGGCCCGGCCGGCACCCGCACATCGCCGTGGCCGACGGCGCGCTCTTCGTCGACACCCTGGGCGGCACGCTCACCGTCAAGACCGAGGACGACACCGGGACACCCGACGGGATCTACGAGGAGCCCGTCGACGAGCCCTTGCAGTCCCTGGCGGACGCCGACGTCGAGTACGCCCGGGCCGGGCCGCTGATCCTGCTGAGGGTGCGCCCGTACAAGGAGGAGGCCTGGCGCCATCTGGTCCACAACACGCTGCTCGGCCGCGTCCGGCGGCTGGACGCGATCGGGCCGTCGTGCCACCGGCTCCCCGAGGACCAGGGGATCATCTTCCCCGGCGGCTACTACCTCACGACCGGCGCGGCCAAGACCTTCGACACCGCCGAGGAGCTCACCGACCCGGTCTTCGAGGGCGCGGTCCGCTCGCCCAACGGCGAGGACGTGCTGTACGTCTTCCGGTCCCGTGACGAGAGCCGCACCCTGCTCCTGCCGTACAACCTGATCCGCCAGGAGGTCGCGACCCCGCTGCTCGGCCGGGGGCACGCGCTCCTGGACGACGGCACCCTCGTCCTGCTGAGGGGCGGCGAGGACGGGCCGGCGCGTGTGCACCCGCTCCAGCGCTGGCAGACCCCGTACGTCTCCGACACCTACGCCGCGTCGAGCCCCGCCGGCACGGGCCCGCTCGCCCGGACCGGCAACGCCGACCTGGTGCGCGGGATCTCCGACTGCCTCGCCCTGGCGCACGGCGTACGCGACATGACGCCGACCGCCGCCGTGTACGCCCGGCTCGTCGGCGACTGCGCCCGGGCGAGCGACCGCTACCACTGGCTCGCCGATCCCGGTCTGGGCCTGCTCGCCGAGCCCTTGGACGAGATCGGCCGGACCGCGCGGCAGGTGCTCGCGGAGTTCGAGACGGTGCAGGAGCTGACCCGGCAGGCCGCCGAGGCACTCGACGGGACGGCCGGCCGGCTCACCGCCCTGGTGCGCCGCATCCGGGGCGAGGCCCCGCGCTCCGCCGCCGCCTGGGTCGACCAGCTCACCGAACTTCGCTGCATCCACGGCCACTTGGCGACACTCGCCGAGATGCGGTACGCGGACACCGGGCGGATCGCCGAGCTGTCGGCCGAGGCCGAGGACGATCTGGCGTCGGCAGCCCGGCGGGCCGTGTCCTTCCTCGCCCGCGAGGACGCCTTCACCGGCCACCACGAGGAGCTCGCCGCCCTCACCGGGGCCGCCGAGGCGCTGACCGCCGTCGCGGGTGCCTCGGAGGTGGGCGACCGGCTGACGGAGATCACCGACGGACTGACGACCGTCACGGACGTGGTGACGGGGCTCGACATCGGGGACGCCACCGTCCGTACGTCGATCCTGGAGCGGATCGCCGGGGTGCTGGGCGACGCCAACCGGGCCCGCGCCACCCTCGACGCCCGCCGTCGGGAGCTGCTGTCCCAGGAGGGCAGGGCCGAGTTCGCCGCCGAGTTCGCGCTGCTCGGGCAGGCCGTCACGGGGGCGCTGGCCGCCGCCGACTCCCCCGGGGCCTGCGACGAGCAGCTGGCGCGGCTGCTGCTCCGGCTGGAGAACCTGGAGTCCCGGTTCGCGGAGTCCGACGACTTCCTCGGCCGGCTGTCCGAGCGCAGGACCGAGGTCCACGAGGCCTTCTCGGTCCGCCGCCAGACCCTTCAGGACGCCCGCGCCCGGCGGGCCGAGCGGCTCGCGGACTCGGCCTCCCGGGTGCTGGAGACGGTCACCCGGCGCCTCGCCGCGCTGCAGGACCTGGACGCCGTCCACACGTACTTCGCGTCCGACCCGATGGTCGCCAAGGTCCGGCGCACCGCCGAAGAGCTGCGCGGGCTGGGCGACCCGGTGCGCGCGGAGGAGCTCGACGGGCGGCTGAAGGCCGCCCGCCAGGAGGCCGGCCGTGCGCTGCGGGACCGGGGCGAGCTGTACACGGACGGCGGCACGGTGCTCAGGCTGGGCCGGCACCGCTTCGCGGTGAACACCCAGCCCTTCGACCTGACCCTGGTCCCCCATGCGGACGGGCTCGCCTTCGCGCTGACGGGCACCGACTACCGGGCCCCCGTCGCCGACCCGGAGTTCGTGGCGACCCGTCCGTACTGGGACCGGCTGCTGCCCTCGGAGTCGCCAGAGGTCTACCGCGCCGAGCACCTGGCCGCCCGGCTGCTGGACGAGCACGGCGCCGACGCCCTGGCCGGCGTGCGGGACCTGGCCGCGCTCGTGCGGGAGGCGGCAGCGGCGGCGTACGACGAGGGGCATCAGCGGGGCGTCCACGACGAGGACGCCACCGCGATCCTGACTGCTCTGCTGGAGCTGCACGCCGGAGCCGGGCTGCTGCGGTACGAACCCGCCGTGCGCGCCGCCGCGCAGCTGTTCTGGGCACACGAGGCCGACGAGGCCCTGCGCGCCTCCTGGACGCGCCGGGCCGGTTCGCTGGCGCGGGCCCGCGACACCTTCGGGCTCGCCCCGGCGATCGACGCCCTCCAGGAGGAGTGGGCGGCCGTGATGGGCGCGGGGGAGACGGCCGCCGCGTACCTCTTCGAGGAGCTGACGAGCGGCCCCGCCGGGTTCGTCACGAACTCAGCCACCCGCACGTTCCTGGAGAAGTTCCGCCGGGCCGAAGGGACTTCGGCGTACGACGACGACCTGGCCGCGCTCCACGACGACCTCCCCTCCCGGCGTCAGCTCGTCGAGGGCTGGCTCGGCCCGTACGCCGCCGCGAGCGGCGGCGAGGCGGACGCCGGGGACCTGGCGGAGGCCGCGGCCGTGGAGCTGTGCCCGGATCTGGAACGGTACGACTGCGACGCCCCGCTCACCGCGACCGTGCACGGGCTGCTCGGCGACCACCCCCGTGTGGACCGGGGGACGATGACCGTCCGGCTGGACGAACTCCTCGCCCGTACCACCGCCTTCCGGGCCGTCGACGTGCCCGGGTTCCGCGCCTACCAGCGGCTGCGCACCACGCTCGTCGACTCCGAGCGGGCCCGGCTGCGGCTGGACGACCACCGGCCGCGCGTGATGTCGGCGTTCGTCCGCAACCGGCTGCTGGACGAGGTGTACCTGCCGCTGATCGGGGACAGCCTCGCCAAGCAGCTCGGCACCGCCGACGCGGACCGGCGCACCGACTCGCAGGGGCTGCTGCTGCTCGTCTCCCCGCCCGGCTACGGCAAGACGACGCTCATGGAGTACGTCGCCGACCGGCTCGGCATGGTCCTCGTGAAGGTCAGCGGCCCCGGCCTCGGCCACGACGTGACCTCGCTGGACCCGGCGCAGGCGCGCGGTGCGACCGCCCGGCACGAGGTCGAGAAGATCAACTTCGCGCTGGAGTCGGGCAACAACACCCTGCTCTACCTCGACGACATCCAGCACACCTCGCCGGAGCTGCTCCAGAAGTTCATCCCGCTCTGTGACGCCACCCGCCGCGTCGAGGGGGTGAGGGACGGCGAGCCGCGCAGCTACGACCTGCGGGGCAAGCGGTTCGCGGTGGTCATGGCGGGCAACCCGTACACCGGGTCCGGGGACCGGTTCAGGATTCCGGACATGCTCGCCAACCGGGCCGACGTATGGAATCTCGGCGAGGTGCTGAGCGGAAGGGAGGACGTCTTCGCGCTGAGCTTCGTGGAGAACGCCCTGACCGCCAACCCGGTCCTCGCCCCGCTCGCGGGGCGCTCCCGCGCCGACCTCGCGCTGCTCGTGCGCATGGCGTCCGCCACGGACGCCGCGGCCCACGCCGGCCGGCTGGAGCACGCGTACGCGCCGGCCGAGCTGGACCGGATCGTGTCGGTGCTGCGTCATCTGCTCACCGCCCGGGAGACGGTCCTCGCGGTGAACGCGGCGTACATCGCGTCGGCGGCGCGGACCGACGCGACACGCACCGAGCCGCCGTTCCGGCTCCAGGGCTCCTACCGCAACATGAACAGGATCGCCGAACGGATCGTGCCCGTGATGAACGACGCCGAGCTGTCCGCCGTCGTCGACGACCACTACGCGGGCGAGGCCCAGACGCTCACCACCGGCGCCGAGTCGAACCTGCTGGAGCTGGCGGCCCTCCGGGGCACCCTCACCCCCGCCCAGGCGGAGCGCAGGTCGGCGATCGCCTCCGCCTATGTGCGTACGCGGGCACTCGGCGGCCCGGACGGCGACCCGGCCTCCCGCGCGGTCGGTGCGCTGGGGCTGCTCGCGGACCGGATCGCGGCGGTCGAGGCGGCCATCGAGCGCGCGGTGGGGCCCCGACGGCCGGACGCGGGCCCACGCCCCCGTCACGCGATGATCACCGACACGCCCGACTGAACCTGAGGGAGCAAGGCATGCTGGGTCATGTGTCCTCACTTCCGCAACAGCCCCAACGCCCCCCGAGCAGCGGCCACATGGTGGTCTGCGGGGACGACACTCTCGGCCGCCGGCTCGCCGTGGAGCTGCGCTACGTGTACGGGGAGCGGGTCACGCTCCTCGTCCCGCCGGGCCGGGAGCCCAGCAGACCGGACGTGCCCCTGACCCAACGGGCCCGGGCCGGCGCCCTGTTCGGGCGGATGTCCGCCGCGATGAACCGCAACGGGGCGGGCGGCGCGAACGGGAACGGCGACACGAACGCCGGGGTCGAGGCCGTCCGCATCATGGAGGCGCACGAGCCCTCCGACGACGTGCTGGAAGAGGCGGGCGTCGACCGGGCCGCCGCGCTCGCGCTCGTCTACGACGACGACGAGCTCAACATCCGCGCCGCCCTGACGGCCCGCCGGCTCAATCCGCGCCTGCGTCTCGTCATCCGGCTCTACAACCGCAAGCTGGGCCAGCACCTGGAGACACTGCTCGACCAGGCGGCCGCCGTCTCCATGCCCGGACTCGACCCGGCGGCGCTGGACGCCTCCACCACCGTCCTGTCCGACGCCGACACCGCGGCTCCCGCCCTGGCGGCCACCGCGCTGACCGGCAGCAGCAAGGTCATCCAGGCCGAGGGCCTGCTCCTGCGCGCCGTGGAACGCACCCCGCCCCGCCCGGGCGAGCTCGCCGACCCCGGGCTGTGCACGCTGGCGCTCCTCTCCTCGACCAGCCAGGACCCGGCCGGCAGCGAGGGCTCCGACAGCAGCGGTGAGGAGGGCCCCCAGCTGCTGCCCGACCTGGCGACGGTGAACGCCGCCACGGGCCGGGGCACGGTCGTCCTGGAGGCCATCAGCCAGGCGGGGCCCGACCGGGCGCCCGCCCGCATGGGAGGCCGGGGCGCTCCGCTCGGCCAGGTCTTCTCCCGGCGGCTGCGCTGGTCGGCGCTGGGCGTCGCGGCTGCCGTCGTCGGCCTGGCCGTCGCCTCGGTGATCACCACGGGCGACAGCCCGCTGCACGCCGCCTATCTGACCCTGCTCGACCTGCTCGCGATGGGCGACCCCGCGGTCGAGGACACCGACTCGGACTCCCGCCAGGTCATACAGCTGCTCTCCGGCATGGCCGGGCTCCTGCTGCTGCCCCTGCTGGTCGCCGCCGTCCTGGAGGCGTTCGGGACGCTGCGCACGGCGTCCTCCCTGCGCCGCCCCCCGCGCGGTCTGTCGGGCCATGTGGTCCTGCTGGGGCTGGGCAAGATCGGCACGAGGGTCCTGGTGCGCCTGCGCGAGCTGGACATCCCGGTGGTGGTCGTCGAGGAGGACCCGGAGGCGCGGGGCATCCCGCTGGCCCGCAGCCTGCACGTCCCGACGGTCCTCGGGGACGTGACCCAGGAGGGCGTCCTGGAGGCGGCGAAGATCCGCCGGGCCCGCGCGCTGCTCGCCCTGACCAGCGTCGACACGACGAACCTCGAAGCCGCGCTGTACGCCCGCTCGGTGAAGCCGGGCCTGCGGGTGGCGCTGCGCCTGTACGACGACGAGTTCGCCACCGCCGTCTACCGCACCCTGCGCACCGCCCACCCGGGGGCCCTGACCCGCTCCCGCTCCGTGTCGCACCTGGCCGCACCGGCGTTCGCGGTCGCCATGATGGGCCGGCAGATCCTGGGCGCGGTTCCGGTGGAGCGCAAGGTCATGCTCTTCGCCGCCCTGGAGGTGGCGGGAAATCCCCATCTGGAGGGCCGGACCGTCGACCAGGCGTTCCGGGCGGGCGCCTGGCGGGTCCTGGCCCTGGACGCCACCCCGCCGGCCGACCGTCTCCCGGACCTGGCGGCCGTACCGCCGTACGACCCCCTCGACCCGCCGGGCCCGGGGGACCCGGACCGGCCCTCCGGGCTGGTCTGGGACCTGCACCCGGGCTATGTGCTGCGGCCGGAGGACCGGGTCGTGATCGCCGCGACCCGGCGCGGTCTGGCAGAGATGCTGCGCGGGCAGCGCTCGGCGGTGCGCCGGTGAGGCCCGAAGGAGGTCCTCAGCCGATGAGGGTCTCCTTCGGGCGGACCACGCAGAACTCGTTCCCTTCGGGATCGGCGAGCACGGTCCACGACTCGTCGCCGGTCTGCCCGACGTCCGCGTGACGGGCGCCGAGTCCGAGGATGCGCTCGATCTCGGCCTCCCGGTCCGCGGCGGCGGCGGTCAGATCGAGGTGCAGGCGGTTCTTGACGCCCTTGCGGTCCGTCACCGGCATGAAGCAGATACCCACCGGCGCGTTCACGTCCGGTCCGATCACGACCTCCTTCTCCCGCTCGGACAGGATGCGCCAGCGCAGGACGTCGGCCCAGAACCGGGCCAGGGCGGGCAGATCATGGGCGTCGATGACGATGTGATGCAGTGAGACAGGCATGCGGGCCGGTGTGCCCAGGGACCCGCCGCCGGGCTAACGGATCGTCCCCATGGCGTCCCGCACCTCCTGAAGCGTCTCCTCGGCCACGGCGTTCGCCCGCTCGTTGCCGGCGCGCAGCACGTCCCGTACGTACCCCATGTCCCGGGCGTACTCCGCCCGGCGGGCGCGGATCGGGGCCATGCGGGTGTTGACGGCCTCCGTCACGGTCCGCTTGAGACCGGCCGCGCCGCCGTTCCCGATCTCCTCGGCGACCTCGTGCGGGTCGCGGCCGAGGCAGAGCGCGGCCAGCAGCACCAGGCTCGACACCCCGGGCCGCAGCTCGGGGTCGTAGGTGATGTGCCGGTCGGCGTCGGTGGTGGCTCCCTTGATCAGCCGGGCGGTCTCGTCGGCGTCGGCACCCAGGGCGATGGAGTTGCCCCTGCTCTTGCTCATCTTGGTGGCGTCGGTGCCGAGCAGCAGGGGCGCGGCGGAGAGCAGAGCGTCGGGTTCGGGGAAGACCTGTCCGTACCGCTCGTTGAAGCGGCGGGCGACGGTGCGGGTGATCTCCAGGTGCGGCAGCTGGTCCATGCCGACGGGGACGAGGTTGCCCTTGCAGAACAGGATGTCGGCGGCCTGGTGCACCGGATAGGTGTACATGAGGCCGCTGACGGCGGACTGCCTGGAGTGCGCGATCTCGTCCTTCACGGTGGGGTTGCGCCCGAGTTCGGCGACGGAGACGAGGGACAGGAAGGGCAGCATCAGCTGGTTGAGGGCGGGGACCGCGCTGTGGTTGAAGACGGTCGTGCGGGCCGGGTCGATCCCGATGGCGAGATGGTCCAGGAGCAGCCCCTCCACGTGCTCGGTGAGCCGCTCGGCGACGTCACGGTCGGTGAGGACCTGGTAGTCGGCGATGAGCACGAAGACCTCGATGCCGAGGTCCTGGAGCCGGACCCGGTTGTGGAGAGTGCCGAAGTAGTGCCCGAGGTGCAGGGCTCCGGTGGGCCGGTCGCCGGTGAGGACGCGGAAGCGGCCGGGGTCCAGGGCGAGCTGCTGTTCCAGCTCGGCGCTGCGGCGCGCGGCGGGGCTGACGGCAGGGTCGGTGGTCATGGTCACGGGGGTCTCCTCGCTGGTGGTGTACGCGTGGAGGACGGCCCGCCGCAGGGCACCGGGGCAGCGAAAAGGGCCGTCCGAAGATCGAACGGCCCTGGTTCCGCGCGGAGAAGGTGG from Streptomyces sp. QL37 harbors:
- a CDS encoding VOC family protein, whose product is MPVSLHHIVIDAHDLPALARFWADVLRWRILSEREKEVVIGPDVNAPVGICFMPVTDRKGVKNRLHLDLTAAAADREAEIERILGLGARHADVGQTGDESWTVLADPEGNEFCVVRPKETLIG
- the trpS gene encoding tryptophan--tRNA ligase, with the translated sequence MTTDPAVSPAARRSAELEQQLALDPGRFRVLTGDRPTGALHLGHYFGTLHNRVRLQDLGIEVFVLIADYQVLTDRDVAERLTEHVEGLLLDHLAIGIDPARTTVFNHSAVPALNQLMLPFLSLVSVAELGRNPTVKDEIAHSRQSAVSGLMYTYPVHQAADILFCKGNLVPVGMDQLPHLEITRTVARRFNERYGQVFPEPDALLSAAPLLLGTDATKMSKSRGNSIALGADADETARLIKGATTDADRHITYDPELRPGVSSLVLLAALCLGRDPHEVAEEIGNGGAAGLKRTVTEAVNTRMAPIRARRAEYARDMGYVRDVLRAGNERANAVAEETLQEVRDAMGTIR